The genomic DNA GCCGAACATCGGACGAATCGAGTGCGGCAGACGTCCCCAACCGTTGCAGGTTGTACTCTGTCGCATCCACCGAGGCTGACACGTCCAGCGCCAGAACCAGCGCAAGCCGACAGTCGGCCTGCGCGATTCCGGGCCAAAGCAGCCCCAGAAGGCATGCGAGCCTTACCAATGGCCGGTATTCTTCATGCTCGCCCAGGGCTCTTGCGGGGCCAATGCATCGCCCTCCTGCAACAATTCGATCGAGATGTTGTCGGGGCTGCGCACAAATGCCATATGCCCGTCACGGGGGGGGGCGATTAATAGTCACCCCGTTGTCCTGCAGATGCTGGCACATGTCGTAGATGTTTTCGACACTATAGGCCAAGTGTCCGAAGTTCCGGCTGTCGTCCGGCAGGGCCTCATCGCCATCCCAGTTATAGGTCAGCTCGACGGGGCATTCTTCCTGTCCGTCGGGTGCCAGGAAAATAAGGGTGAACCGCCCCCCTTCATTTTCCATGCGACGGGTCTCATTCAATCCGAGCAAACCGTAGAAAGCAATTGATGCGTCCAAATCTTTAACGCGCACCATCGTGTGCAGGTAACGGGTTTTCATCGGCAGTTCTCCTTATTTTGCGTTGTCTGTGATCCTAGGGGCAAACGCCGTGCCGTCCACCCCTACAACGGGACGCGATCAAACTTGTGATCTGTGCAGGTGCCGGGTAACTCTGGACCAAGACGAAGGCCATGAGGGGCGAGGATGCAGCAATATCACGACGCATTGAAAACCGTGCTGGCCGAAGGCACGGAATCGACCGACCGAACCGGCACCGGCACTGTTTCCTATTTCGGTTTGCAGAGCCGCTATCGGATGTCAGATGGCTTTCCTTTGGTCACGACCAAGAAACTGCACCTGCGTTCGATCATTCACGAGTTGCTGTGGTTTCTGTCTGGCGACACGAACATCGGGTATTTAAAGGAGAACGGTGTTTCGATCTGGGATGAATGGGCAGATGAGAATGGTGATCTCGGCCCGGTTTACGGTGCGCAATGGCGGCGCTTTCCTGCCTTGGGGGTTGAGGTTGGCGAGGCCGACGGCGCCCCGGTGTTTCGTGCGCGGACGATTGACCAGATAGAGGATTTATTGGACTTGATCCGAAAGAGTCCGGACAGCCGCCGGATGATCGTGTCCGCGTGGAATCCGGGTGATGTGCCACAAATGGCGCTGCCACCATGCCATACGATGTGGCAGGTGCGGATCGCCGGCGGCAAGCTGCATCTGCAACTCTACCAACGGTCTGCGGACATGTTTCTCGGTGTTCCGTTCAATATCGCGTCCTACGCGCTGTTGTTGCACATGCTGGCCCATGTGACAGGATACGAGCCGGGGGATTTCGTGCACACACTGGGCGATGCGCATATCTATTCCAACCATATGGAACAGGTCGAAAAGCAGCTGGCGCGCACGCCGAAACCACTTCCGAAATTGCGCATCACCCGCGATGTCGGATCGCTATTTGATTTTCGTTATGAGGATTTCGAGATTACTGACTATGATCCTGATCCGGGCATCTCTGCCCCTGTGGCGGTTTAGACGATGTTGTCGCTCGTCGTCGCCCGCGATCGTAATGGCGCCATTGGCAAGGATGGAGATATCCCTTGGAATGCGCCCGAGGATTTGGCCTTTTTCCAACGCGAGACCACTGGCGGCGCAATCATCATGGGGCGTAACACGTGGGAAAGTCTGCCCTACAGGCCATTGAAAAACCGCCTGAATATCGTAGTTTCCTCCCGTGAAATCCTGGATGTTGACCGTTTCGCCAGCGTGTCGGAGGCTATTGAATTCGCCAAATCCCGAGGGCACGCGCGCCTATATGGGATCGGCGGCGCGGGTATCTATCGTGAAATGATCGAAATCGCGGACAGATTGCTGATCACAGAGGTTGACTTGGACGTGGACGCGCCTGATACGTTTTTCCCCGCATTTCAGGCTGCCGAATGGGTTGAAACCTCGCGTCAGGTGCTGCGCGGATCTGACCCGCGTTGTATGCTGGTCGAGTTGATGCGCAGCCGTTGATGGCGTCTTACCGCCCAAATGCCGCTATGACTGGTTGCGCTCGGTCTTGTGATCCATTTTAGTCGCGCCCAACAGGTAGCCTACATAGATGCGCCCGCTGGTGCGTGGCATTTCTGACAGACCAACGAAAGTGAGCCAAGAATGTTTGCCATCGTCAAATCTATCGTCACACTGCCGATCAGCGTCGGCCTGATCTGCGCCGGTTTTGCCGTATCAGTAAATGCGCAGGAGGCGGAACAGCCAAAACGGACGACCGAGGTGTTTGGTGATTGGACGGTAGAATGCATCGCACCGCCTGCCAAGGCAGACAGCGCAGAAAAACCTGCTGAACAATGCGAGATGCGCACTCAAGTCACCGTGCGGGGGGAGGATGATGTGCAGCGCCCCCTTATTCAGTTAGGAATTGGTCAGTTGGGGCTGGCGGACGATTTCTGGATTGTTATCCAGACACCGCTGAAGGTGGTTCTGCAAGACGGCGTCCGGTTCGTTTTATCCTCCACTGAAAGTGACGATCCCGACGCGGACGAAGCTTTGGTCAAGACGCGCTTTCTCTATTGTGAGAAAACGCATTGTGTGTCGCAGGGTCGGATGGGCACGGTTCAGTTGGATGCGCTGGGCGATGCGGATGGTGCGCGGGTGATTTTTGTTGCCGCTCCTGAAAAGAAGCTGGAGATTCCGCTGTCCCTTGATGGGTTTTCAGAGGCCCGTGCGGCCTTTGTTGAGTAAGCGGGAAACACCACGCACAGCAGAAGGGTCAGCCAGTGCGCTCCAACCAGGTCCGCACTGTCGCCTCGAACGCGCGTGGAGCCTCGGCATGTAGCCAATGACCCGCTTCGGGCAGTTTGACGAACCGGGCTTTGGGAAAGAGACGCTTGATCTCTGGTCGGTGTTCGGGCTGAACATAGTCGGATTTTCCGCCTGACAGAAACAGCGTGGGGTGGGTAAACTCGGCGTCGATCTGCGGGAAACCCATGATGTCTGGCATTGCAGCACCCAACGCGTCGAGGTTTAGACGCCAGCGCCCGGCAGACACATCCAAAGACTGCAAGAAGAACGGGATGAGCGCGGGATCATCAATCAGGTCCTTCATCCGGTCAATTGCGTCCGAGCGCTTTTCAAGCCCGGTGAGGTCTACGGATTTGAGGGCATCGACATATCGGATCTGGCTATGCTCATACGTCACCGGCGCGATATCAGCGACGATCAGTCGGCCCACATTCTCTGGGTACTGCAGGGCTAACGTCATGGCTGCCTTGCCGCCCATGGAATGACCCAAAACATCAAACGGGCCGTCCTGCGCCACCAACACTTCGGCCAGATCGAACGCCATGTCGGCGTATGTGTGGCTGTCCATCCAAGGGCTGGCGCCATGATTGCGCATGTCTACGGTAACGACGCGCCGGGTATCCGACAAACGCTTGGCGATCACGCCCCAGTTGCGGGCGGATCCGTAAAGGCCGTGCGCAATCAGCAGGCTTGGCTGATCGGTGCGGGTTCCGTGTTCGATAAGATTCAGCATGCAGCCTAGATAAGCGGTTTCAGGTCAAATCTGAATGGCAGATTTATGTGCCCGGGTCGTTTGGCCCCAAAATATTTCTAAGACCGGGCCGAGGAGGCGATGCAACGTGTATGCGCAACATATTGAGACCGATGCGCGCGCACTGTAAGGTGTTGGATGGTTGCAATGACAGAGCGAATAGAATGATTGATCAGGACCGCTTCGGGCATGACGTCACTGCGCTGATGGAAACGCTGCGCGCCAAGTTAGGTGCGCGGGGGTCAAGCCTGCACAAGCGTTTGCGCCGTGCCGGGCGGCGGTTGCCTAAATCGGGGCACAGGGCCGGTCAGGTTCTGACGGAAGCAGAACGATGGATGGCGCACCCCAAGTTGCGCGCGCGCCTTGACGCGGGCAAGATTGACGCTGCCCTGACCGAGATCAACCGTCAATTGGAGGATGTTGACCCGGTCGACGCCCGCAAGGGTATGCTGCTGGGTATGGCGGGCGGCTTGGTGTTCAACCTGATGATAGCCGTCGCCGTTCTGATCGCGGTTTTGCGCTGGCGCGGTTTGGTTTGATCAGCGCGGCGGTATGCAGCACCCGCCGCACCACCAGCGTCACAGTGACGAAACTGACGAATAACAACAGATACCAAGACCCCATTTTGCCAAAGCTGACCAATTGCATGCGGGCTTGTCCGCTATAGACCCAAGTGCCGGTCATCGTGCCGATATTTTCAGCCAACCAGAGAAATATAGAGGACAAAAATGCGGCCAACGGCAGCGGCATCCAATAATCGTTCTCGCCGATCCGAAACCATATCCTTGTACGGGCATATAGCAGCACCGTGGCGGCAAAGAGCAGCATACGGATGTCGGGCAGAAAATGATGTGCAAAGAAATTGATGTAGATTGCCGATGCCAGAACCACCGTCATCCAAAAGGGTGGGTAGGGGGCAAACTGCATCTCGAATACGCGGATTGCCCTCGCCATGTAACTGCCGACCGCGGCATACATGAAGCCAGAGAATAGCGGTACGCCGAATGCCTTTAACAGGCCGGGTTCGGGATAGCTCCAGCTACCTGCGTAGACCTTGAATATCTCCATTGCAGTACCGGTCAGGTGAAACAGGGCGATCACGCGCGCCTCTTCCCACGTTTCCAGCTTGAAGACGAGAAAGAGAGCCTGAAGCCCAACCGCCAGCAACACGAGTGCATCATACCGTTGAAACGTCCAGCCGTCCTGCCAGATCGCTTTGGTCAGCAGGATGCCGAGGAGCAAGGAGATGCCAAAGAGAGCTGACCAGCCCTGTTTCAGCACAAACATGGTGAACTCGGACAACCAGTTAGGCAGACGCGCGCGCATCCAGTTGCCCAAGGCGCGTTCTATTCGGCGGGTGGTGGTCATGGGATGAGTAGTTGCGAACAGAGTCGCGGATGTCCAGCGCGTTTACGCGGTTAGACGTGTTTGGGCTTAGGCCGGGCTATAGCCCGGCCTACACCTAGATCAGAGATCTGGATAGAGCGGGAACCGCGCGCAAAGCTCGGCGACTTCACCACGCACTTTGGCCTCGACCGCGTCGTTCCCGTCGGGGCCGTTGGCAGCCAGACCATCGACCACTTCGACAATCCAATCAGCGATCTGGCGGAACTCGGCCTCTTTGAAGCCGCGTGTTGTGCCTGCCGGTGTACCTAGGCGCACGCCGCTGGTTACGGTCGGCTTTTCGGGGTCGAACGGTACGCCATTCTTGTTGCAGGTGATATGAGCACGCCCCAGTGCGGCGTCGGTGATGTTGCCGGTCACTTTCTTGGGGCGCAGATCGACCAGCAGAACATGGGTGTCGGTGCCGCCGGTGACGATATCAAGCCCGCCTTTCATCAGCTGATCGGCCAGCGCCACGGCATTGGCGCGAACCTGCTGAATGTAGGTCTTGAATTCAGGGCGCAGTGCCTCGCCAAAGGCCACAGCTTTGGCGGCGATCACATGCATCAGCGGCCCGCCCTGAATACCGGGGAAGATGGCCGAGTTGATTTTCTTGGCCAGCGCCTCGTCATTGGTCAGGATCATGCCGCCGCGCGGACCGCGCAGGGTTTTGTGCGTGGTGGTGGTGGCCACATGCGCATGTGGGAAGGGCGAGGGATGTTCACCCGCCGCCACCAGACCGGCAAAGTGGGCCATGTCGACGTGCAGCCAAGCGCCGACCATGTCCGCGATTTCGCGCATGCGTTTGAAGTCGATCTGACGCGGAATGGCAGAGCCGCCCGCGATGATCATCTTGGGATTATGTTCCTTGGCCAGCGCCTCGACCTGATCGTAATCCAGCAGATTGTCCTGACGACGCACGCCGTATTGAATCGCGTTAAACCATTTACCGGATTGGTTGGGCGCGGCCCCGTGTGTCAGGTGCCCACCCGCGTCCAGGCTCATGCCCAGAATCGTGTCGCCCGGTTGCAGCAGCGCCTGCATCACGCCTTGGTTGGCTTGGCTGCCTGAATTGGGTTGCACGTTGGCAAAGTCGCAACCAAAGAGCTGTTTGGCCCGGTCGATGGCAAGGTTTTCTGCCACGTCGACATACTGACACCCGCCGTAATAGCGGCGCCCCGGATAGCCTTCGGCGTATTTGTTGGTCAGAACTGTGCCTTGCGCCTGCATGACGGCGGCAGAGACGATGTTCTCGGAGGCGATCAGCTCGATTTCATCGCGCTGACGGCCAAGCTCGTCTGTGACAGCGCCGAAAATTTCAGGATCGCGTGAGGCTAGGGATTCGGTGAAAAAACCGGAATCGGACATTGGGGCAGGCTCCGTCGAAGGTTGCAATTGCGGAATTTCCTATCGGAAACCCAGCGGGTGTGTAAGCCTCTAAACCGACAAAATCCCTTGCAGGACCGTCATCGCTGGTGCAGGGGAGGGAAGGTATGCTTCATTAGGCGCAAAATGCGTTGGATCGGAAACGGAACCAGAGTGCCATGACAGCCAAGATCGCCTTTCTTGCCAGTGACGCCCCGACTGCGCAGATTGCACGCGCGGCACTAGCGTGTCGGTTTGGCGAGGTGTCAGAGGATGCCGCTGATGTGGTTGTCGCGCTGGGTGGGGATGGCTTCATGCTGCACACCTTGCACCGCACTCAGGAATTAGGAGTGCCCGTTTACGGAATGAATCGCGGGACAGTCGGTTTCTTGATGAACGACTATAGCGAATCCGATCTGCTTGACCGACTGGCCGCCGCCCAGGAGGAAGTGATCAATCCGCTGGCGATGCAGGCCGAGTCGGCGGATGGTACGCTTCACCGCGCATTGGCGATCAACGAGGTTTCCTTGTTGCGAGGGGGGCCTGCAGACGGCGCAACTGCGGATCACTGTAGATGGGCATCTGCGGCTCGAAGAGCTGGTATGTGACGGCGCACTGGTAGCTACGCCTGCTGGGTCTACTGCCTATAATTACTCTGCGCACGGGCCGATATTGCCGATCGGATCCGACGTTCTGGCGCTCACGGCTGTCGCGGCGTTTCGCCCGCGACGCTGGCGTGGTGCGCTGTTACCCAAGACTGCGGCGGTTCGTTTCGACGTGATCGATCCGGAAAAACGTCCCGTCATGGCGGTGGCGGACAGCCGATGGGTAGAAAATGTTCTATGGGTTGAAATAAAATCAGAGCCAACCATCGGACATCGCATCCTTTTTGACCCCGGTCACGGGCTCGAAGAGCGATTGTTGCGCGAACAATTCGTCTGATTCCCTTCTTTTTCTTTGGTCTGTGCGGAACCAGCTCATGGATGCTGGAGTTTTATCCCCGAAGACCAGGACAGCGATGGTCGCTGCGCCAATGTCTCGCCCGAGTAGAAAAGGAGATATGTGATGAACTGGGATCGTATCGAAGGCAACTGGAAGCAATTCAAAGGCTCTGTCCGCGAAAACTGGGGAGAGTTGACCGACGACGAAGTGGATCAAGCAGAAGGCAAACGCGAGCAGTTTGTGGGCCTGATCCAGAAGAAATACGGTATCGCCAAAGACGAAGCTGAACGTCAGGTTGACGAGTTCGCCGCCAAGCACTGACGCTTGTCAGCACAAGTGTGTGTCATGTGGGTGGTCCCTGTCGGGGCCACCCTTTTCGTTGCCCGTCTGCATGCCGAGGGTGACAACAAGACATTGCCTAATTCGCGTACCCGATTGTTTGCAGCGCCTCTTTGATCTCGTCCAGAATTGCGGGGTCATCAATCGTCGCTGGCAGCTTGAATTCCTGATTGTCGGCAATTTTGACGATTGTTGCGCGCAGGATTTTGCCTGAACGGGTCTTTGGCAGGCGCTCTACCACCAGTGCCAGTTTAAATGCGGCGACAGGTCCAATGCGGTCACGAACAAGTTTCACGCATTCAGACGTGATCTCGGCGTGTGGGCGATTAACGCCCTTGCTGAGGCAAACGAACCCGACGGGCATCTGCCCCTTCAGCTGATCCGAGACCCCAACCACGGCACATTCGGCTACATCCGGATGACTGGCCAGAACTTCCTCCATCGCGCCGGTGCTGAGACGGTGACCAGCCACGTTGATCACGTCATCGGTGCGCGCCATGATGTAGAGGTATCCATCCTCGTCGATCATGCCTGCATCGCCGGTTTCGTAATACCCCGGAAAGGTGGTTAGGTAGGATTTGCGGTACCGATCTTCTGCATTCCACAGGGAGGGCAACGTGCCGGGGGGCAGGGGCAGTTTGATGGCAATGGCGCCCAGTTCATTAGGCTTCATTGGGCGGCCACCGTCATCAAGGATCTGCACATCGTAGCCGGGCATCGGAACAGTGGGCGATCCGATTTTGACAGGCAGCGCTTCAAGTCCGGCGGGGTTGCCGACCATCGGCCAGCCGGATTCGGTTTGCCACCAGTGATCGTAAACCGGCTTGTCCAGTTTCTCTTGGGCCCATTCGATCGTGTCGGGATCCGCTCTTTCTCCTGCGAGATAGAGCGCACGCAAGCACGACAGGTCGTACTTTCCGATGAACTCGCCCTTGGGATCTTCGCGCTTTACCGCGCGAATTGCGGTCGGGGCGGTAAAGAAACTGCGCACGTTATGTTCGCTGATCACCCGCCAGAATGTACCGGCGTCAGGAGTGCCGACCGGTTTACCCTCAAAGACGACCGTGGTGTTGCCATGCACAAGAGGCCCGTAGCAGATATAGCTGTGTCCGACGACCCAACCAACGTCTGACGCCGCCCAGAATACATCGCCCGGATCAACATTGTAGAAATTCTTCATCGTCCAGTTCAGCGCGACCAAATGTCCGCCCGTAGGACGCAGAACACCCTTCGGCGCGCCGGTCGTGCCGGACGTGTAGAGGATATAGGCGGGGTGGTTGCCCTCGACCGGCACACATTCGGCGGGCTCAACCCCGTATTGAAAGCCGTGCCAGTTCACGTCGCGACCCTCGATCAGGTCCGCGACTTCTTGTTCGCGCTGGAATATTACGCAGAAATCGGGCTTGTGGGTGGCTTGTTCGACAGCGCCATCCAGCAGCGGCTTGTAATGCACGACACGACCCGGTTCGAGGCCGCAAGAGGCGGCGATGATCGCTTTGGGTGTGCAATCATCAATCCTGACGGCCAGTTCGCTGCTGGCGAAGCCCCCGAAAACGACAGAGTGGACCGCCCCCAGACGTGCGCAGGCCAACATTGCCTCGATCGCTTCGGGGATCATCGGCATGTAGATGATGACCCGGTCGCCTTTCTCGACACCCTTGGCGCGCAGGGCACCGGCCAGCGTGGCAACGCGGTTGCGCAGCTCGACATAAGATATCTCGCGCTTGGTATGGGTGATGGGGCTGTCATAGATGATCGCGGCCTGTTCGCCGCGGCCGTTTTCGACATGTCGATCCACCGCGTTGTAACAACCGTTCACCATACCGTCGCTGTACCATTCGTAGATTGGTGCGTTGTCGTCAAAGAGGGCCTTGCTAGGCTTGCGGTCCCAGTCGATGGCTTCGGCGGCCTGCATCCAGAACGCTTCGGGGTCAGCTTTCCAACTGTCATAGACGTCTTTGTATGCCATTGTATCCTCCTCCAAGGCCTAGCTTCGTGTTAGGGCCGGGGTGTCATCCGGACAAGTGCGATGCGGCCCTGCGCGGCGGAAGGACGCAGAAATTTGCATATCCGCCGCTTTGATCACTGCAAATTTTTGCAAACACCTTTTTTATGGACACTTTCCCAAAGTGTGCTTTTCGATTTTGCAAATCTGCAAATACCTCGCTGCTAACTTGCCCGAATCGATTCTACCCGTAATGCGCAACCGGCGTTCCTGCGATAGCGGCCATGTTCAGCAATCCGCGCGCTGTCACGCCGGGGGAAACAATATGCGCCCGGTTGCCCATACCCATCAGGATCGGGCCAACCTCCAGTCCGCCGCCTTTCATCTTGAGGATGTTACGCACCGCCGAAGCCGCGTCAGCGTTGGAAAAGATCAGCACATTCGCGGACCCTTCCATCCGGTTATCCGGCAGCAGCCTCGCGCGCAGATCAGCATCAAGAGCCGCATCAACGTTCATTTCCCCTTCGTAGCAGAAGTCGCGCGGGGTGGCGTCCAGCAACCGCATAGCGGCGCGCTGACGCTTGCCGGAATCCTCACCCTGATTGCCAAATTGCGACTGCGAACAGAAGGCGATCTTTGGCTCGATCCCGAAACGGCGCACATGGCGCGCGGCACCGATGGCGACGTTCTTTAGGTATTCGGGGCTAGGGAAGGTGCTAACATGCGTGTCGGCGATGAACAGGGGACCATCCTCGAGGATCATCAGCGATAGTGCGCCTTGGGGATGATAGTCGTCATTGCCGAGCACTTGTGTCACGTAGTTCAGGTGCCAGCGGTATTCGCCGAACGTGCCGCAGATCAGGCTATCGGCCTCACCGCGATGCACCATCACCGCACCGATTGCTGTGCTGTTGGTCCGCATCACCGCTTTGGCCAGATCCGGGGTTATGCCGCGACGCTGCATGAGTTCGTGATAGCTGCCCCAATAATCACGGTAACGGGGATCGTCTTCGGGGTTTACCAGATCGAAATCCATACCGGGTCGGATGTCCAGACCCAATCGTTCGCATCGTTGTTCGATGACCGATGGGCGGCCGATCAGGATCGGCCGTTCGGTCGTTTCTTCCAGTATGGCTTGTGCTGCGCGCAGCACGCGCTCGTCTTCGCCCTCGGCAAAGACGATGCGACGGGCCTCTTTTCTGGCAGCCTCGAATACCGGGCGCATCAGCAACGCTGACTTGAACACCGATGCATCGAGACGCGCCTTGTAGGCGACCAGATCATCCATCGGACGCGTGGCGACGCCTGTTTCCATGGCCGCACGGGCCACAGCGGTCGACACGATGCCCGAAAGACGGGGGTCGAACGGCTTGGGGATGAGGTAATCAGCCCCGAATGTCAGCGCCTCGCCTTGATAGGCAGCGGCAGCTTCGGCACTGGTTGTTGCACGCGCCAGATCTGCGATACCCTTGACGCAGGCGACCTGCATCGCGTCATTGATTTCGGTTGCGCCCACATCCAGAGCGCCGCGAAAAATGAACGGAAAGCACAGCACGTTGTTGACCTGATTGGGAAAGTCGCTGCGGCCCGTCGCAATGATCGCCTTCGGGGCCACTTCACGGGCCGCATCGGGCATGATTTCCGGATTGGGGTTGGCTAGGGCAAAGATGATCGGCCGATCTGCCATCTTAGCAGCCATTGCAGGTTTCAAAACATTCGGCCCCGAGAGCCCGAGGAACAGGTCGGCTTCGTCAATCACCTCGTCCAGCGTGCGCAGGTCGGTTTTCTGGGCGAATTCGGCCTTTTGCGGATTCATGTCCTCGGTCCGGCCCTCGTAGACCAGTCCGTGAATGTCGCAGAGCCAGATGTTCTGGCGACGAACCCCAAGCTTTAGCAGCATGTTCAGACAGGCGATGCCAGCAGCGCCGCCGCCCGTCGAGACGATCTTGATATCTTCGAACTTCTTGCCTGCCACATGCAGCGCGTTGGTTGCAGCAGCACCGACAACAATCGCCGTGCCGTGCTGGTCATCGTGAAAAACTGGGATATTCATCCGCTCGCGGCACAGTTTTTCGACGATGAAACAATCGGGTGCCTTGATGTCTTCGAGGTTGATCGCGCCGAAGGTTGGCCCGAGCGCACATACGATATCTGCCAATTTCTCGGGGTCGGATTCGTCTACTTCGATGTCAAAACAGTCGATATTGGCGAACTTCTTGAACAGAACCGCCTTGCCTTCCATTACTGGCTTGGACGCCAATGCGCCGATATTGCCGAGGCCAAGAACGGCGGTGCCGTTGGTGACGACCGCAACGAGATTGCCGCGCGCAGTGTAGCGGCTGGCGTTGGCCGGGTCTTCTTTGATTTCGAGGCACGCCTCGGCAACGCCCGGAGAATAGGCGCGTGCCAGATCACGACCGTTTGCCAGAGGTTTGGTCGCGCGAACCTCCAGTTTGCCGGGTTTGGGAAACTCATGATAATTCAGGGCTGCCTGTCGGGCATTATCAGTGGTGTTGTCGTTCATTTCCTGTCCCCTGCGCGTAAATTATTTGGCGATAAGCTGCTTTACCAAGAATTTCGTTTGGTATGAGCCGTTTCCGCATATCTGGCTCTAGCTTGCATCTTTGGACTGCTGGGCGCAATCATTGCATGGTGCGGTAGGGAGGGCAGTCATGGATTTACTGGATGCGGCGACAAAAGTGCGAGAGATGGCCTATGCCCCATATTCGGGCTTTCGTGTCGGAGCGGCAATCCGCGCGAATTCAGGCAAGATTTACGCAGGGTGCAACGTCGAGAATGTCGCCTATCCTGAGGGCACCTGTGCCGAAGCCGGTGCTATAGCGGCGATGATCGCCGGTGGTGACATAGTGATTACCGAAGTGGTCGTGATCGCGGGTGGACCGGCGCCGGTCGCGCCATGTGGTGGCTGCCGCCAGAAGCTGAAGGAATTTGGTCAGGGTGATGTTTGTGTCTCCATGCATACGCTGGACGGGCAAACCCAGACTGCCTTGCTGCGTGATTTGCTGCCAGGAGCCTTTGGCGCGGACCAGATGGCAATAGGCTAGCCGATGGATACGCGTCAGATCATTACGGCCCTGCGGGACGGGGTCGATCCGGGTGCAGATGCGCTGCACGAGTTTGCACAAGGGCTGGCTAACGGTGCAGTAAGCGATGCGCAGGCGGGGGCCTTTGCCATGGCGGTGCGTTTGCGCGGCCTCGGGGGGGCGGGCGCAAAGCACTGACATTGGCGATGCGCGACAGCGGTGCGCAGCTGAAGTGGGATCTGGACCGACCGGTGATTGACAAGCATTCCACCGGCGGGATCGGTGATTGCGTCAGTCTGGTGCTGGCCCCGGCTCTGGCCGCCTGCGGCGCG from Roseovarius pelagicus includes the following:
- a CDS encoding cytidine deaminase gives rise to the protein MDLLDAATKVREMAYAPYSGFRVGAAIRANSGKIYAGCNVENVAYPEGTCAEAGAIAAMIAGGDIVITEVVVIAGGPAPVAPCGGCRQKLKEFGQGDVCVSMHTLDGQTQTALLRDLLPGAFGADQMAIG
- a CDS encoding NADP-dependent malic enzyme, yielding MNDNTTDNARQAALNYHEFPKPGKLEVRATKPLANGRDLARAYSPGVAEACLEIKEDPANASRYTARGNLVAVVTNGTAVLGLGNIGALASKPVMEGKAVLFKKFANIDCFDIEVDESDPEKLADIVCALGPTFGAINLEDIKAPDCFIVEKLCRERMNIPVFHDDQHGTAIVVGAAATNALHVAGKKFEDIKIVSTGGGAAGIACLNMLLKLGVRRQNIWLCDIHGLVYEGRTEDMNPQKAEFAQKTDLRTLDEVIDEADLFLGLSGPNVLKPAMAAKMADRPIIFALANPNPEIMPDAAREVAPKAIIATGRSDFPNQVNNVLCFPFIFRGALDVGATEINDAMQVACVKGIADLARATTSAEAAAAYQGEALTFGADYLIPKPFDPRLSGIVSTAVARAAMETGVATRPMDDLVAYKARLDASVFKSALLMRPVFEAARKEARRIVFAEGEDERVLRAAQAILEETTERPILIGRPSVIEQRCERLGLDIRPGMDFDLVNPEDDPRYRDYWGSYHELMQRRGITPDLAKAVMRTNSTAIGAVMVHRGEADSLICGTFGEYRWHLNYVTQVLGNDDYHPQGALSLMILEDGPLFIADTHVSTFPSPEYLKNVAIGAARHVRRFGIEPKIAFCSQSQFGNQGEDSGKRQRAAMRLLDATPRDFCYEGEMNVDAALDADLRARLLPDNRMEGSANVLIFSNADAASAVRNILKMKGGGLEVGPILMGMGNRAHIVSPGVTARGLLNMAAIAGTPVAHYG